The following proteins are encoded in a genomic region of Ammospiza caudacuta isolate bAmmCau1 chromosome 3, bAmmCau1.pri, whole genome shotgun sequence:
- the GTF3C6 gene encoding general transcription factor 3C polypeptide 6 codes for MAAAAVGSEGGRSDGAEEDEVEEQLVMVELSGIIDSDFLEKCENKCKILGIETERPILQVDRYVFAGEYEDALGTCVVFEENTEQVDAEGNQKVQLKYKCHTVKKLNMTRTLLTEKKEGEEHVGGVEWLQIKDRDFSYSRLNMICSFLPEKDDSEESAQAQDKLTEESEGEDFFTELMGQPL; via the exons ATGGCGGCAGCGGCGGTGGGCAGCGAGGGCGGGAGGAGCGACGGAGCTGAGGAGGACGAAGTGGAG GAGCAACTGGTCATGGTTGAGCTATCAGGAATTATTGATTCAGACTTCctagaaaaatgtgaaaacaagTGCAAGATTTTG GGAATAGAGACAGAGAGGCCCATTTTACAAGTGGACAGATATGTATTTGCAGGAGAATATGAAG ATGCCTTGGGAACCTGTGTGGTTTTtgaagaaaacacagagcaag TAGATGCAGAAGGCAACCAAAAAGTACAGCTGAAGTACAAATGCCACACAGTGAAGAAGTTGAACATGACACGGACCCTTctgacagaaaagaaggaaggagaagagcATGTTG GTGGAGTAGAGTGGCTGCAGATCAAGGACAGAGATTTTTCCTACAGCAGGCTTAATATGATTTGTAGTTTTCTGCCTGAAAAGGATGATTCTGAGGAGTCAGCTCAGGCCCAAGATAAATTGACTGAAGAGTCAGAGGGAGAG GACTTCTTCACAGAATTAATGGGCCAACCTTTATAG